Within the bacterium genome, the region TCGACATTTTGAATGTCAAAATACCTTCGATCAAATTGCCAATTTATCCCGGTAAAAACATTACCGTAATCGCTGAAGCGATTGCTTTAAATCTGCTGCTTAAGATTTATGGTTATGATGCTGCGAAAGAGTTTAGCGCTAAACTAATGCAGGAAATACAAAATAAAGATGCAAAAAGTAAAAAATCCAATATCTATCTTGAACGGGATTTCGAATAGACTAAATAAGCGAGGTTTGATTGAACGATAGTAAGATTCTGGAAATTAAAGTTGGTATTACGATTCTATCTGGTGTGATTTTGTTAGTCTTGGGAATTGTGTGGCTCAAAGGGATTACATTCAAGCCGAACACATTTGAAGCTTCAATTCTATTTCAAAATACGGCCGGTTTGCAGATTGGCGACCCGGTGACGGTAAGCGGATTGCGTGTAGGAAAAGTTACCGATATTAATTTGACAGGGGATTCGGTGCTCGTAGCCATTAGTATCAATAATTCTGTGCAGCTGCGTTCGGATGTGCAAGCCGTTATTTCAAGCATCGACTTTTTCGGAGGAAAAAAATTAGAAATCGTTCCGGGAAAATCAGAGGAATCGTTTAATACAAAAAACCGCATTATCGGATCACGGGAACCCGACTTGACAGAGTTGACCAGCCAATTGAAAGAAATTGCCAATGACGTCAAAGGAACTTTAGAAAAAGTTGACAGCGTTTTAGTCGGAATAAATGGAGTTGTAGGTGACAAATCGTTTACGTCAGCACTCAAACGAGCGGCTTTTAACCTAGATTCGACGACCGCCCGGATCAAAACAATGGTATACAAAAGCGATTCGAAGATTGATTCACTGCTGACACGTTTGAGTTCGGCTTCACGAGGTTTTCGTACTCTGGTTGAAAAAACAGACGGGCGGATCGATACGGCACTTGTCAATGTCAACGGCATTACTAGGACTTTAGGGCACATTACGCTTACGCTGGACAGTATGATGAACAAAATTCAAAACGGCGAGGGCAATCTGGGTAAAATGATTCACGATGATGCGTTGTACAATAAGTTGGATCATACTGTTGCCCAACTGGATTCTCTTGTGGCGGCTGTGAGGGACAAAGGTATGAAAGTAAACCTCAAATTATTCGGCGATTAATCCTCTATGGATATCGGTCTAGCTTTAGTGTATAGTTTTATTTCCGGTTTGATAATCATGCTGGGCGGGTGGTTTTTTACCATTCGCGGGCAATGGGAAAAAAAATTCCTCGATATTTTCATTGCGCTTGGCGCAGGTTATATTTTAGCTGTCGCGCTGCTGGATATGATTCCAGAAAGCTATGAAGCTTCGCCGTACTCGATGTTTTTTGTAATTTTGGGTTATCTCATCGTACATTTATTCGAACACGTTTTTACTCCGCATTTTCATTATGGTGAAGAAACACATGAGCATCTTGTTTCGCACGTTGTCAGTGCCAGCGCATTACTCGGACTATTAGTGCATAATTTTTTTAGCGGCGTTGCTATCGGATCAGGGATGTTAAAAAGTGAATCGGTAGGCCTGATGATTTTCCTGGGCACAATACTACACAAACTTCCTGAAGGCTTTACCATTTCTTCGATCATGTTTGTTTCACATCATCGAAAACGTTATAGCTTTTTCAGTACGGTTTCATTGGCATTGGCTTCGTTGATTGGAACTTTAGCGGTTTATTGTTTCAATGTTCCTAATTTGCCTATTAAGGATATTGCGTTAGCTCTCTCGGCCGGAACTTTCATCCACGTTGCGACTACTGATTTAATTCCAAGAATTAATGATTCTGAATACCGATGGATGCCTCTGGTGATTTTTTTGGGTGTTGGAATGTTTTTTATTAGTTCACTGATCATTCATCGTTGACATCTAGCCCTAAACTCTTACTGTTTAACATTGATTTATTCCACCGTCACACTCTTTGCCAAATTTCTCGGTTGATCGACATTACATCCGCGCAGAACGGCCATGTGATAAGCGAGCATTTGTAAAGGGATTACGCTTAAAATAGGCATGAGAAAATCATGCGTTTTAGGTATGTAAATGACATGCTCGGCTTTGGAACGGATTTCCGAATTGCCTTCAGTGGTAATAACGATGATTTTGCCGCCGCGTGCACGTACTTCTTCGATATTGCTGACAACTTTATCATAGATTGCATCTTTGGGTGCAATAAAAACCGTCGGCATATCTTCGTCAATCAGCGCGATTGGTCCGTGCTTCATCTCAGCCGCCGGATATCCTTCCGCG harbors:
- a CDS encoding MlaD family protein, producing the protein MNDSKILEIKVGITILSGVILLVLGIVWLKGITFKPNTFEASILFQNTAGLQIGDPVTVSGLRVGKVTDINLTGDSVLVAISINNSVQLRSDVQAVISSIDFFGGKKLEIVPGKSEESFNTKNRIIGSREPDLTELTSQLKEIANDVKGTLEKVDSVLVGINGVVGDKSFTSALKRAAFNLDSTTARIKTMVYKSDSKIDSLLTRLSSASRGFRTLVEKTDGRIDTALVNVNGITRTLGHITLTLDSMMNKIQNGEGNLGKMIHDDALYNKLDHTVAQLDSLVAAVRDKGMKVNLKLFGD
- a CDS encoding ZIP family metal transporter codes for the protein MDIGLALVYSFISGLIIMLGGWFFTIRGQWEKKFLDIFIALGAGYILAVALLDMIPESYEASPYSMFFVILGYLIVHLFEHVFTPHFHYGEETHEHLVSHVVSASALLGLLVHNFFSGVAIGSGMLKSESVGLMIFLGTILHKLPEGFTISSIMFVSHHRKRYSFFSTVSLALASLIGTLAVYCFNVPNLPIKDIALALSAGTFIHVATTDLIPRINDSEYRWMPLVIFLGVGMFFISSLIIHR